GCAGGGAGGAATAGGAGCCCGGCACCATCCGCACCGTGAACCGCCCATCCGAGCCCGAGGTGGGCGACAGGTAGTTGCTGCCGTCCGTGCTGGACCCGTAGCCCGACAGCTGGACACCGGCAACGGGCTGGCCACTGGCGTTGAGGACGCGGCCATTGAGCAGGATGTCGGAGAGCGTCAGGTTGAGCGTGGTGCTGGTGTTGAACGTGTGAGACTGCACCACCCGCTGCGAGCCATAGAAGCCGGGCGAGGTGAACTGGACGCTGATGTTGTAGGTGCCGGGGATCAGGTTCAGCACGTACAGGCCCGACGCATCCGAGGTGGTGTATTGCGAGGAGCCACTCGTGGTGGAGCTGGCGGACACCGTCGCTCCGGACACCACGCTGCCATCGGCGAACTTCACCTGCCCGCTGAGGGCAACCTGCGCCCAGGCGGAGCCGGGCAGGCACAACAGGACCAGGGCCACGAGGGCCATTGGGTAGACAGAAACAGTGCGCTGGGACTTCACGGTATGGGCAGCCTCCATGGCGCGTCGGCGCCAAGGCCATGACATTCCTGCAAAACCGTTTTTACGGTTTGCACGGAGACGCCAAGCACTGTCGGGAAGACGCCAGCCGTTGGCCTCGTCCCCTGCTGTCCGGACCGCCCCACGAGCGCTAGAGCTCCTCCTGCGCCTCGGCCTCTCCGGCCTCAGGCTCCTCGGAGGCGGCACCAGGTTCCTCGGCGGGCGTTTCCGGCTCGGCCCGCGCATCCGCGACCTCCTCCTGCGGGTCCTCCTCGACCGGCTCCTCGCCTTTGAAGGAGAGCACCACGCCCATGAGGATGAAGAGGAAGCCGGACACGTACGCCGCCACGCGCGAGGCCATCCCGACCTTGGGAATCTTGAGCTCCCTCACCTCGAGCCCGCCCCCCACGATGCCCGTCAGCACCAGGAGCGCGCCCAACCCGCACATCAACACTTCAACCGTCATGGATGTCCCCGAGGCCAGTCACGCCTTCGTCCACCAGGACGATGGGGACGCGCGTCCGTGACACGCTCACAATCCCGCGCACCCGCCTCTCCCCTTGGGAGCAACAGAGGAGAAAGCCCCTGGGTTGACGCACTCCGTCATGGATTGGTAAGCGCCTACTCAACAGACTGTCGAGCAAGAACCCGCCCACCCGCCGGGAGGCTCCATGCATCACCCCCTCACCCTCAGCGCGGTCAGTCTGCTGCTCGTGCAATGCATCACCATCATCGGGGTGTCCCGGCTGCTGGGCCGGGGCATGCGCAAGCTGGGGCAGCCGCTGGTCATCGCCGAGGTGCTCGCGGGCATCCTGCTGGGGCCCTCGCTGCTGGGGTGGGTGGCCCCCGGAGTCATGGAGGTGCTCTTTCCCGCCAGCTCCATGCCGGTGCTCAAGATGCTCAGCCAGGTGGGGCTCATCCTCTTCATGTTCCTCATCGGACTGGAGTTGGATCCCAAGCTGCTCGAGGGCAAGGGACACGCATCGATCATCATCAGTCACACGAGCATCGTGGTGCCCTTCGCGCTGGGTTCCGGAGCGGCGCTATGGCTCTACCCGCGGCTGAGCGACCCGTCCGTCTCCTTCACCTCCTTCCTGCTCTTCATGGGCGTGGCCATGAGCATCACCGCCTTCCCGGTGCTCGCGCGCATCCTCACCGAGCGGCGGCTGCTCAACACCCGGGTGGGGGCGCTCGCCATCACCTGCGCGGCGGTGGACGACGTGACGGCGTGGTGCCTGCTGGCCTTCGTCGTCTCCATCGTGCGGGCCGCGGACGTGGCGCACGCGGCGTTGAGCACGCTCATCACCCTGCTCTACATCGCCTTCATGCTGTGCGTGGTGCGGCCCTTCCTGGCGAGGCTGGGCAGGCGCGTGGCCAGCCGCGAGGGCCTCAACCAGAACGTGATGGCCCTCACCCTCCTGCTGCTGCTGGCCTCGAGCCTCGTCACGGAGCTCATCGGCGTCCACGCGCTCTTCGGCGCCTTCCTCTTCGGGGCCATCATCCCCAAGGAGGGCGGACTGGCCAGGGCGCTGGCGGAGAGGCTCGAGGACGTGGCGGTGGTGCTGCTGCTGCCCCTCTTCTTCGCCTTCAGCGGCCTGCGCACCCAGGTGGGGCTGCTCAACACGGGAGGCCACTGGGCGCTGTGCGGCCTCATCATCCTCCTGGCGTGCGTGGGCAAGTTCGGCGGCGGCACGGTGGCCGCGCGCCTCACGGGGCTGCGCTGGCGCGAGGCCAGCGCGGTGGGCATCCTGATGAACACGCGCGGGCTGATGGAGCTCATCGTGCTCAACATCGGCCTGGACCTGGGCGTCATCTCCCCCACCCTCTTCACCATGATGGTGGTGATGGCGCTGGTGACGACGTTCCTCACCACGCCCATCCTGCGCCTGCTCCATCCTCTCGGGGGAGCAGAGGAGGCCGCGCCGGCTCCCGCACGAGGCACCCCCTCCTGAAGGAGCCCCTCAGGGAGTGGGACGCCTCGAGCCGGGCCGTCCCTGCCGGACGGCCCTGGCGAGGGTGCTCGCGGCCACCTCGCAGTCGTCCGCGGAGCAGATGGCGGACACCACCGAGACGCCGTCCGCCCCCGCGGCGATGACGGCCGCGGCGTTGGCGGGGGTGATGCCACCGATGGCGACGACCGGGACGGACAGCTGGCGCCGCAAGCGGGCGAAGTCCTCCAACCCGAGCGCCGGGGTGGCGTCCGCCTTGGAGGTGGTGGGGAAGAGAGGTCCCACGCCGGCGTAGTCCACCACGGAGGGGTCCAACGTCGGCAGGTCTCCCGGCCCGGTGATGGAGAGCCCCACCAGCGCGTCGGGCCCCATCAGGCGTCTGGCCACCTCGGGCGGCAGGTCGCCCTGTCCCACGTGGACACCGTCCGCGCCCAGCGCCAGCGCCAGGTCCACCCGGTCATTGACGATGAGCGGCACTCCGAGCGGCCGGAGCCGTTGCAGCAACACCCGGCCCAGCTCCAGCGTCTCGCGCGCCGGGGCGTCCTTCTCGCGCAGCTGCACCACGGTGACACCGCCCCTCACGGCGGCGAGCACCACGTCCACCAGCTCGCGCCCGCGAGACAGGGTACGGTCGGTGACGAGGTAGACGGACAGGTCGGGCACGCGGCGGGGCATGGCGGGTCTCCTCAGCGCACGCGGGCACGGGCCCGCACGGTGGCCTCGTCCAGCGTGTAGAGCACGTCCAGCAGGTGCACCTGCAACGAACCGGGTCCCCTGGACTGCTCGGCGGCGAGCTCGCCCGCGAGCCCCAGCACGGAGAGGGCGTGCGCGGCGGCCAGCACCGCGTCGGGCTCCACGGCCAGGAAGGCGCCCACGAGCGCGGACGCCGTGCACCCCATGCCCGTCACCCGGGGCATGAGCGGGTGACCATTGTCCACCGCCACCACACGGGAGCCGTCGGTGATGAAGTCCGTCTGGCCGGTGACGGCCACCACGGTGCCCAGGCTGGAGGCCAGCCGCCGTGCCGCCTCGAGCGAGTCCTCGGAGGACTGGGTGCTGTCCACACCGCGCGTGGCCCCCGCCTCACCGGCCACCGCGAGCACCTCCGAGGCATTGCCGCGGATGACGGCCGGAGCCTGGCGCGCCAGCTCGGCCGCGGTGGCGGTGCGGTAGCGCGTGGCCCCAGCGCCCACCGGATCCAACACCCAGGGCACCCGCGAGCGGCGCGCGGATTGGATGGCCAGATGCATGCCCTCCACCCACTGCGGCGAGAGGGTGCCGATGTTCACCACCAGCGCCTGCGAGATGGCCGCGAAGTCCGCCACCTCCTCCCGCGCGTGAACCATGGCGGGCGAGGCCCCCACGGCGAGCAGGGCGTTGGCCGTGTTGTTCATCACGACGTAGTTGGTGATGTTGTGCACGAGCGGAGACCGCTCCCGCACCCGCCTCAACGACTCCCACACGCCTGCGCTCAGATCCACCGAGGGTTCCTCCTGGCGCGTCATCTAGCACCATCGCGCCAGGAGCAAGAGTGGGAACCTCCGCGAGGCCACACCGCGAGTCGCGGATACGGTAATGCTCCCGCACCCTTGTTCCGGGTCCCTGCCCGAGGAGGCTCCCGTGCCCCATCTCCGTCTCGTTGCCGTCACACTCGTCCTGCTGTTGGGCCAGACCGCGCGCGTGCTGGCCGCCGAGCCACCGAAGGCGGAGAAGCAGCGCATCACCGCGGCCTCGGGGGTGAAGCTGCGCGCCACGCCTGGCGCTGGCGGGCA
This is a stretch of genomic DNA from Archangium violaceum. It encodes these proteins:
- the thiM gene encoding hydroxyethylthiazole kinase, with the translated sequence MDLSAGVWESLRRVRERSPLVHNITNYVVMNNTANALLAVGASPAMVHAREEVADFAAISQALVVNIGTLSPQWVEGMHLAIQSARRSRVPWVLDPVGAGATRYRTATAAELARQAPAVIRGNASEVLAVAGEAGATRGVDSTQSSEDSLEAARRLASSLGTVVAVTGQTDFITDGSRVVAVDNGHPLMPRVTGMGCTASALVGAFLAVEPDAVLAAAHALSVLGLAGELAAEQSRGPGSLQVHLLDVLYTLDEATVRARARVR
- the thiE gene encoding thiamine phosphate synthase translates to MPRRVPDLSVYLVTDRTLSRGRELVDVVLAAVRGGVTVVQLREKDAPARETLELGRVLLQRLRPLGVPLIVNDRVDLALALGADGVHVGQGDLPPEVARRLMGPDALVGLSITGPGDLPTLDPSVVDYAGVGPLFPTTSKADATPALGLEDFARLRRQLSVPVVAIGGITPANAAAVIAAGADGVSVVSAICSADDCEVAASTLARAVRQGRPGSRRPTP